A DNA window from Taeniopygia guttata chromosome 8, bTaeGut7.mat, whole genome shotgun sequence contains the following coding sequences:
- the KIAA1614 gene encoding uncharacterized protein KIAA1614 homolog, with protein MMERSPPAEAQQPQGGRSPHAVLEGKVKALKEKRGGRPGTPAAAPERPSPKKPRPRRGKAGPEEPRPQLRTHLAERPRDGGGSTAGLWRVPAPRGDVPRGAELPPDEGSRSWQRGSLRERPSVDEDARTPLRDRGRPSVPDPAAQSWERLSLAERVERNRRLLQEVLGLAAPEVPASDGDWDSGVSLQDAEGCRAFAAGQELELSPRHEQAKQLLQRARMKARTNPLRASHDILLVPAAVPQPREPSGRPSVAPRDGGSLSDSSSGESSCGRPRRPRGPSPSRVRFEDESVRDAEVRYLERLQLRHRRALGSALSAAEPAGSRQPGDGAGQPRARSGDLIAGGKCSACGSFLGAAAGRGTDAQAAPDLAKSSPAAQRSVAGDSRGPSAAQTEPKIRPLGPGGSPLWILPSRQRIHTEKIKETYIGDVTYIDEVDSALESTDTSDGCRTDSEEAGPRSPHPRGHRDPRAGGHRAPRAAPQPEARAKNGTCVASAGPEGSAPGPVCPPPPGRASSREDGEPHQHLGGSKGVGNTAHPPQQPSEPLEPSSQLRTSTPIPGTHVPAPPPTKKACAQMPCRKALFASSSRQAPSQGLRGPEAGAGSAAPAQPGGTAAPAERRSPCSPRWLPGSPLRALSTNNCNNTRGQDAPGTGRGTLSHPAASPVTAVPPEAAHPAGEGARTSGAQPQGHSAAHGEPGQPVSRKGSSASASGLKKLLCSLSQSTKQRLGRFRCYSMEQLPAPGGSPPGPGVKKSPSLQSLQSLQLVSPFCQPQKAASIQSLHPRLGKARRASAYLLPQTTADRKGGSGPQRSLSVEDIGAPGQLRAVGRVVEVFPDGTSQLELQRPPHGAFGFSVTSGHGRPDTGVYVQEMADAGTAKLYAGLLGVGDEILQVNGAAVSGLGLAQIRELLLRADSLALRVLRHRPAPR; from the exons ATGATGGAGAGGAGCCCTCCCGCTGAGgcgcagcagccccagggcggCCGCAGCCCTCACGCCGTCCTGGAGGGCAAAGTGAAGGCGCTGAAGGAGAagcggggcgggcggccggGCACCCCCGCGGCtgcccccgagcgcccctcgCCCAAGAagccgcggccccggcgggggAAGGCGGGGCCGGAGGAGCCGCGGCCGCAGCTCCGCACCCACCtggcggagcggccgcgggaCGGCGGCGGCAGCACCGCGGGGCTCTGGAGGGTCCCGGCCCCCAGGGGAGATGTGCCCCGAGGCGCCGAGCTCCCCCCGGACGAGggcagcaggtcctggcagcgTGGCTCCCTCCGTGAGAGACCCTCCGTGGATGAAGATGCTCGAACGCCGCTGCGGGACCGGGGCCGCCCCTCCGTGCCCGACCCCGCGGCgcagagctgggagaggctCTCGCTGGCCGAGCGGGTGGAGAGGAACCGGcggctgctgcaggaggtgctgggccTTGCCGCTCCCG AGGTGCCAGCAAGCGATGGGGACTGGGACTCAGGGGTTTCGCTGCAGGATGCTGAGGGCTGCAG GGCCTTTGCCGccgggcaggagctggagctgagcccGCGGCACGAGCAGgccaagcagctgctgcagcgCGCCCGCATGAAGGCTCGGACGAACCCGCTGCGCGCCAGCCACGACATCCTCCTCGTCCCCGCCGCCGTCCCACAGCCCAG GGAGCCCAGCGGGAGGCCGAGCGTCGCCCCGCGGGACGGCGGCAGCCTGAGCGACTCGTCCAGCGGGGAGTCGAGCTgcgggcggccgcggcggccgcggggacCGTCCCCGTCCCGCGTCCGCTTCGAGGACGAGTCGGTCCGGGACGCCGAGGTGCGGTACctggagcggctgcagctgcgGCACCGGCGGGCGCTGGGCTCGGCGCTCAGCGCAGCGGAGCCGGCCGGCAGCAGGCAGCCGGGGGACGGCGCTGGCCAGCCCAGAGCCCGCAGCGGCGACCTCATAGCCGGGGGCAAGTGCAGCGCCTGCGGCTCCTTCCTTGGTGCTGCCGCCGGCCGGGGCACGGACGCGCAAGCTGCCCCCGACCTGGCCAAAAGTAGCCCCGCGGCACAAAGAAGCGTCGCAGGGGATAGCAGAGGGCCGAGCGCTGCCCAGACAGAGCCTAAAATCAGGCCTCTGGGCCCCGGAGGGTCCCCGCTGTGGATCCTGCCCTCCCGGCAGCGCATCCACACCGAGAAGATCAAGGAGACCTACATCGGGGATGTCACCTACATCGACGAGGTGGACTCGGCCCTGGAGAGCACCGACACCTCGGACGGCTGCCGGACGGACAGCGAGGAGGCAGGACCCCGCAGCCCCCACCCgcgggggcaccgggacccccgcgCTGGCGGGCACAGAGCTCCCCGCGCTGCCCCGCAGCCAGAGGCCAGGGCCAAGAACGGGACCTGCGTGGCCAGCGCTGGCCCCGAGGGCTCAGCTCCGGGGCCTGTTTGCCCCCCACCGCCGGGAAGAGCCAGCAGCCGGGAAGATGGGGAACCCCATCAACATTTGGGGGGCAGCAAGGGAGTGGGGAACACGGCTCACCCCCCGCAGCAGCCCAGCGAGCCCCTGGAGCCTTCCTCGCAGCTGAGGACCAGCACCCCCATCCCAGGCACCCACGTCCCTGCTCCCCCTCCTACCAAGAAGGCCTGTGCCCAGATGCCTTGCAGGAAAGCGCTGTTTGCCAGCAGCAGCCGCCAGGCACCGAGCCAAGGACTCCGGGGCCCGGAGGCGGGTGCTGGCAGcgcagccccagcgcagcccgGGGGCACGGCGGCACCGGCCGAGCGGcggagcccctgcagccccaggtggCTCCCGGGGAGCCCCCTCCGTGCCTTGTCCACCAACAACTGCAACAACACCCGCGGGCAGGACGCCCCGGGGACGGGCAGAG GGACGCTGTCacaccctgctgccagccctgtcaccGCCGTGCCCCCGGAGGCTGCTCATCCTGCCGGGGAAGGTGCCAGGACGTCGGGAGCACAGCCACAGGGGCACAGCGCGGCACACGG GGAGCCGGGGCAGCCCGTGAGCCGCAAGGGCAGCAGCGCCTCGGCGTCggggctgaagaagctgctgtgcagcctgAGCCAAAGCACCAAGCAGCGCCTGGGCCGCTTCCGCTGCTACAGCATGGAGCAGCTCCCGGCCCCCGGCGGCTCCCCGCCAGGCCCTGGGGTCAAGAAGTCACCGTCCCTGCAGTCCCTGCAGTCCCTGCAGCTG GTGTCACCCTTCTGCCAGCCCCAGAAAGCTGCCTCCATCCAGAGCCTGCATCCCCGACTGGGAAAGGCACGCCGTGCCAGTGCCTACCTCCTGCCCCAGACCACGGCTGACAG GAAGGGGGGCTCAGGGCCGCAGCGCTCGCTGAGCGTGGAGGACATCGGGGCGCCCGGCCAGCTGCGCGCCGTGGGGCGCGTGGTGGAGGTCTTCCCTGATGGCACcagccagctggagctgcagcgaCCCCCCCACGGCGCCTTCGGGTTCTCCGTCACCTCCGGCCATGGCCGGCCCGACACAG